TAACTTCAGATGAGATAAATGAAACTTTAAATAATATAGCCAAGTATCTTTCAGCGGATATATGGCTTGTGGATAACTATGGCTATGTGTATTCAGTATCAAAAAGTGAACACAAACAATTAGTAACTAATCCCACTCAGATAGTTACTAAAGATTTGGAGGAGCTTAGAGAAAATAAAACTGTAGATAAAAAAGAAATTAATTCAGATATACTTGTGGATCCAGTACATACTTTTGAAATACCTATTTTTTCAAATGGAGTTTTTAAAGGTGCTATACTTATGCATACTTCCATAAATGAACTAAGAGAACCTTTAAAGAGAGTATATGAAATTATATGGATATCTGCTATCTTAGCTATTATAATATGCTGTGTTGTAATTTATTATCTTTCTCAGAGAATAATAGTATATCCACTTAAGAAGATTAATTATGTAGCAGATAAAATATCAAAAGGAGAAGTGGAAAAAAGAGTATGTATAAATTCAAATGATGAAATTGGAGAATTGGCTAAATCTTTTAATAGTATGGCGGATTCACTGGAACAAGTGGAAAAAAACAGGAGACATTTTATATCTAATGTATCTCATGAAATAAGATCTCCATTAACGTCTATAAAAGGGTTTATAGGCGGAATGATTGACGGCATTATTCCGCATGAAAAACAAAATTATTATTTGTCAGTTACTTATTCTGAAATACAGAGACTTACAAGACTTGTAAATGATCTTTTGGATTTATCCGCTATTGAAGCGGGGCAATTCAAGCTTAGAATAGAGGAATTAGATATAAATGAAATTATAAGATTATGTATTATAAAATTTCAAACTAAAATAAACGAAAAAAAATTAAAAGTAGACGTAGTTATGGAAAATGACAAACTTTATGTAGCTGCAGATAGAGATAGAATAAATCAGGTGGTCACAAATCTGATAGATAATGCTGTTAAGTATGTAAATGTAGGTGGTAATATAAAAGTTTCAACTAAAATTAAGGGAGAGAAAGCATTTATATCTGTTTATAATGATGGTGATGGAATACCAGAATCAGAGCTGAAACATATATGGGATAGATTTTATAAATCAGATAAGTCAAGAACTTCAAAAGTTAGTACAGGGCTTGGACTTTCTATTGTAAGGAGTATATTAACACAACTAGGAGAAGATATATGGGTTGAGAATAGAGAATCTGGTGGCATTATATTTGCATTTACTTTAAAAAGGATTTAAGAAATTATTACATTCTGTTCATATTTGTGTAAAAATTTTTTACTATAATAACTCTAAATTTCAGTTATGAGGTGTATTTAATGAATGATAACAACAGATATGATGACATAAAAGACGTTTACTGGGAAAAAGTAGATGCAGATAGTGGAAAAATAAAATTTATAAATATGAATAGGCGATCGACTGTAAGA
This genomic interval from Clostridium kluyveri contains the following:
- a CDS encoding sensor histidine kinase, which gives rise to MKKGLFSKLVAAFTAIIIVSFVMTAAFLSYWFESYYFEQRKSQLLKESQFISYKALQYLAGDLTSDEINETLNNIAKYLSADIWLVDNYGYVYSVSKSEHKQLVTNPTQIVTKDLEELRENKTVDKKEINSDILVDPVHTFEIPIFSNGVFKGAILMHTSINELREPLKRVYEIIWISAILAIIICCVVIYYLSQRIIVYPLKKINYVADKISKGEVEKRVCINSNDEIGELAKSFNSMADSLEQVEKNRRHFISNVSHEIRSPLTSIKGFIGGMIDGIIPHEKQNYYLSVTYSEIQRLTRLVNDLLDLSAIEAGQFKLRIEELDINEIIRLCIIKFQTKINEKKLKVDVVMENDKLYVAADRDRINQVVTNLIDNAVKYVNVGGNIKVSTKIKGEKAFISVYNDGDGIPESELKHIWDRFYKSDKSRTSKVSTGLGLSIVRSILTQLGEDIWVENRESGGIIFAFTLKRI